One window of Athalia rosae chromosome 2, iyAthRosa1.1, whole genome shotgun sequence genomic DNA carries:
- the LOC105692069 gene encoding GTPase-activating protein and VPS9 domain-containing protein 1 isoform X2: MNLINYELSNVLTLASEPSGLSGQSKPITDFITMSSVNSVDSLGTLQWDMIELAGHLRQERLFVSAEQQTLQNLNQKVLYVSSDLAQQAWVTAQQRVNLNRLIVSRPNCTPASCCQRANTLESSQFVDAYRHLRHQACSAYGEFLQALRKSPKLLASCLVEGDKLIPESMQSVIQSLAAGLFGSCLLPEDKILVLQLLRQLMFLQIVPSDNPRRLLRHGTCAFSRFYSVFHESLFSAKLFLTAALHGPIMQLLMEDEMFLDIDPEKAPIRFPPAERLKKFGKDGTLEYQSKLQRYRLWTINSLERITNRFITSIKENMHCFPTSVCWLVRQLAGLLAKSGNVDPKEVHAMCTDLVFTYFICPAIVNPEPYGITDAPISYVARFNLMQVGQILQMMSLLKYQNVDGKVIDLYRKFEKDSVSSLLDGMLEGATDELEDEPAMVDGSKLQGLARSAALFTESELNALVTFLQTVAGDSGDDGINPASSINKKQLNELLSQLPSGLPSAQKNTNHVSPETPSKRGGLLGKVGKGRGSRVTSSTAHITTDGGEDVNGASGAEDELLDKTPQDVLVIPFVSSLGETVGLLSEQKVLCMEMQDDIEGGTVQLNLPGDLPNGHDRNENDSAERIETQEKRTRFSLSHDEVLFEGSIGNTSDNLEAVSEAASNHSVASSLELETEDQNDNLSDMVSANVSGRGTPNISGRDTPSSQITEGDYGRAAGEARQLDLPPPTIPTKQSRSEIDDKFCKFEIKKLIEGYFLGDETISLVSDTWSTDVLASDSETVEQVERYQFPPPAEIVQPVLPLEPTQAMLDVSETASEAWSTDVLASDSERMTEVDTDDTASVARSDDTARSEIEVESRGDGEIGADTPPPLNPRTIGGPGSLFRPIREEPLAQPSLAVPPSPTASLTPSLWNVTGRGGAKSDYRRRTLEYVDNNANTVNDGDYKLGGDDRLVHLMDKLHIDNSKNNNEGPASSSNHISAAAVAPALLLANHISAPSLPSEKLTNGDVKTEELDGEMAAGGDVVVRLSTASLTSSSSSGSEPRVKNTVPLSHSPLPQPLANGGTDAIDGINPTVSKPSISTGAIPKSISFDMTAERGDKELLDDEQKNKRGFFGKLKMSLRNRKGKSLRGADDLRCYDREAGGDGVDISRIRIRRIMSEDTTSSGSINNDTSDDILAKYRRKPSATSDTASVESSHSRTKEAEDERLAIDPNNVELSFAFADAKRKLRMVLSTADLQHIPWSTASARNAWMQKENELVAFLQLQLAEAINLQDRALIAHLHETLRCVRLFNDDGCRKLFKSLRNDYQKRSPYIAYLIRCRQGLLSTLAHLDRLGERVKCDRDAVSSHLVSVCVRVFLEKREASLLRFCEEFKKLTLADEKQDMVDNFLGSIHAEMDRDPIWQVASEGQLDLARMVMERTVMARVYHNALYPNGEGDIHRDQLLCDHIKKLAKVVTPNHKDLRIPRIYHYECPWPWAQAELAAISAYKTPRDKLQCVFRCATTIMNLLSMASERGIPAADDLIPVLVYVIIKTNPPSLLSTIQYVDSFYGNRFEGEEQYWWTQFCSAIEFIKTMD, translated from the exons ATGAATCTAATCAATTACGAGCTATCTAATGTTCTGACTCTAGCCAGCGAACCTTCCGGCCTTTCAGGACAATCTAAACcga TTACAGATTTTATCACCATGTCTTCGGTAAACAGTGTCGATTCACTCGGGACTTTACAATGGGATATGATCGAATTAGCAGGCCACCTCAGACAGGAGCGTCTTTTCGTCAGCGCAGAGCAGCAGACTTTGCAGAATCTTAACCAGAAA GTTTTATATGTATCATCAGATCTAGCTCAACAGGCCTGGGTTACAGCTCAACAGAGAGTGAATTTAAATCGTTTGATAGTATCAAGGCCAAATTGTACCCCTGCATCTTGCTGTCAACGAGCAAACACTCTTGAAAGTTCCCAGTTTGTTGACGCATATAGGCACTTACGTCATCAAGCATGTTCTGCATATGGAGAATTTTTGCAAGCGTTGCGAAAGTCTCCGAAACTTTTAGCTTCTTGTTTAGTAGAAGGGGACAAGCTGATTCCAGAGTCAATGCAAAGTGTCATACAATCACTAGCTGCAGGGCTGTTTGGAAGTTGTCTATTACCTGAAGACAAAATATTAGTTTTGCAATTGTTGAGGCAGTTGATGTTTCTTCAAATCGTTCCATCGGACAATCCTCGAAGATTACTGAGACATGGCACTTGTGCATTTTCAAGATTTTACTCAGTCTTCCACGAAAGTTTGTTCTCAGCAAAATTGTTTTTAACGGCAGCTTTACATGGTCCAATCATGCAACTACTTATGGAAGATGAAATGTTCTTGGATATTGACCCAGAAAAAGCACCCATTAGATTTCCACCTGCAGAACGCTTGAAAAAGTTTGGTAAAGATGGTACACTTGAATACCAGTCTAAATTGCAGCGCTATAGACTATGGACAATCAATTCGCTTGAACGTATTACCAACAGATTCATTACGAGTATTAAAGAAAACATGCATTGTTTTCCAACCAGTGTTTGCTGGTTGGTTAGACAATTGGCAGGGCTACTAGCCAAAAGTGGCAATGTTGATCCTAAAGAGGTTCACGCAATGTGCACAGATCTtgtatttacatatttcattTGTCCTGCCATCGTAAATCCAGAGCCTTATGGAATTACGGATGCGCCAATAAGTTATGTTGCTCGGTTTAACCTAATGCAGGTTGGTCAGATATTGCAAATGATGTCCCTACTCAAGTATCAAAACGTGGATGGTAAAGTTATTGACTtgtatcgaaaatttgaaaaagattctGTTTCATCTTTATTGGATGGAATGTTGGAGGGTGCTACGGATGAGTTGGAAGATGAACCAGCTATGGTTGATGGTTCGAAACTACAAGGACTTGCTCGATCTGCTGCCTTATTCACAGAAAGTGAACTGAATGCTCTAGTAACCTTTTTGCAAACTGTAGCGGGAGACAGTGGTGACGATGGAATTAATCCTGCAAGTAGCATCAACAAAAAGCAATTAAATGAGCTTCTGTCACAATTACCTTCCGGTTTGCCGAGCGCTCAGAAAAATACCAATCACGTTTCTCCAGAAACTCCTAGCAAGCGAGGCGGTCTTCTGGGAAAAG TTGGGAAAGGACGAGGATCACGTGTAACTTCGTCGACAGCACACATTACTACAGATGGCGGAGAAGATGTAAATGGTGCTTCAGGCGCCGAAGATGAATTGCTAGATAAGACTCCTCAAGATGTCCTAGTCATACCGTTTGTTTCCAGTTTAGGAGAAACTGTTGGCTTACTTAGTGAACAAAAG GTTTTATGCATGGAAATGCAAGATGACATTGAGGGTGGGACTGTGCAACTGAATCTCCCTGGTGATTTGCCTAATGGACATGACCGTAATGAAAATGATAGCGCTGAGAGGATTGAAACACAGGAAAAGCGAACTCGATTTTCTCTATCACATGACGAAG TGTTGTTTGAAGGGTCAATCGGCAATACATCAGACAATTTGGAAGCGGTATCGGAGGCTGCATCCAACCATAGCGTTGCTTCTTCACTTGAACTAGAGACTGAGGATCAAAATGACAATCTCTCTGACATGGTTTCAGCTAATGTATCTGGTCGGGGTACACCAAATATTTCTG GCCGCGATACGCCTTCGTCACAGATAACTGAGGGTGACTATGGGCGGGCTGCCGGTGAAGCAAGGCAACTAGATCTTCCACCACCGACCATCCCGACAAAGCAGAGTCGCTCAGAGATAGATGATAAGTTTTGCAAGTTTGAAATCAAGAAGCTCATTGAAG GATACTTTCTAGGGGATGAAACAATTTCTTTGGTGTCCGATACATGGTCCACTGATGTACTGGCATCTGATAGTGAAACCGTAGAGCAGGTAGAGCGATATCAATTCCCTCCACCTGCTGAAATTGTACAACCTGTTCTGCCTCTGGAACCTACCCAAGCCATGCTTGACGTCAGTGAAACTGCCTCAGAGGCTTGGAGTACCGATGTGTTAGCTAGCGACTCGGAAAGGATGACCGAAGTTGACACAGATGATACTGCAAGCGTTGCTAG ATCGGACGACACAGCAAGATCAGAGATTGAAGTTGAGAGTCGAGGTGATGGTGAAATTGGGGCAGACACTCCTCCACCTTTGAATCCAC GTACTATTGGTGGCCCTGGTTCTTTATTCCGACCAATTCGTGAAGAGCCACTTGCTCAACCTAGTCTTGCAGTACCTCCGTCTCCTACAGCCTCTCTTACGCCTTCCTTGTGGAATGTCACTGGACGAGGTGGAGCTAAATCCGATTACAGGCGACGAACGCTAGAGTATGTTGATAACAACGCAAATACGGTCAATGATGGAGACTATAAATTAGGTGGAGACGATAGGCTCGTGCATTTGATGGACAAACTACACATTGATaacagtaaaaataataacgaaggaCCAGCTAGCAGTAGTAATCATATAAGTGCAGCTGCTGTGGCTCCAGCATTATTATTGGCTAACCATATATCTGCACCTTCGCTTCCCAGCGAAAAGCTCACAAACGGAGACGTCAAAACTGAA GAATTGGATGGCGAAATGGCTGCTGGAGGAGACGTTGTCGTTAGACTGAGTACTGCAAGTTTGACATCAAGCAGTAGCTCTGGCTCAGAGCCGAGAGTGAAGAATACTGTGCCATTATCACATTCGCCGTTACCACAACCATTGGCTAACGGCGGTACTGATGCAATCGACGGTATTAATCCAACTGTTTCGAAACCTAGTATTTCTACAGGCGCTATACCAAAGAGTATCAGTTTTGATATGACTGCGGAGCGTGGAGACAAAGAGTTATTGGAtgatgagcaaaaaaataaacgaggatTCTTTGGAAAACTGAAGATGTCTTTAAGAAATCGTAAAGGAAAATCATTAAGAGGAGCTGACGATCTCAGATGTTACGACCGCGAAGCTGGTGGTGATGGGGTTGACATCAGTCGGATCCGGATTCGTAGAATTATGTCTGAAGACACTACTTCGAGCGGTAGTATTAATAATG atACATCTGACGATATTTTAGCAAAGTATAGACGCAAGCCAAGTGCAACTAGTGACACAGCATCCGTAGAAAGTAGTCATTCACGAACGAAAGAAGCAGAAGATGAAAGACTGGCGATAGATCCTAATAATGTAGAATTgtcttttgcttttgctgaTGCTAAGCGAAAATTGCGCATGGTGCTCAGCACTGCGGACCTGCAACATATCCCATGGAGTACCGCCTCAGCT AGAAATGCATGGATGCAAAAAGAGAATGAGTTAGTTGCATTTTTGCAACTACAGCTTGCCGAAGCTATTAACTTACAAGATCGAGCTTTGATTGCACATCTACATGAAACTCTACGCTGTGTCAGACTTTTTAATGATGACGGATGCAGGAAATTGTTCAAGTCTCTTAGAAATGATTATCAAAAGCGTTCTCCATACATCGCATATTTGATCAGATGTCGACAGGGATTACTGTCGACATTGGCTCACTTAGACAG GTTGGGTGAACGAGTTAAGTGTGATCGTGACGCAGTGAGCAGCCATTTGGTGTCGGTATGTGTCAGAGTATTTttagagaaaagagaagcatCGCTCTTACGTTTTTGCGAGGAATTCAAAAAACTGACGCTTGCTGATGAGAAGCAAGATATGGTGGACAACTTTTTAGGATCCATTCATGCTGAAATGGATCGGGATCCTATATGGCAAG TTGCCAGTGAAGGGCAGCTGGACTTGGCAAGAATGGTAATGGAACGAACAGTGATGGCACGGGTCTACCACAATGCACTTTATCCAAATGGTGAAGGTGACATTCACCGAGACCAGTTGCTTTGTGATCACATTAAAAAATTGGCCAAAGTAGTGACGCCAAATCATAAAGATCTACGTATTCCACGAATCTATCATTATGAATGTCCATGGCCATGGGCACAAGCAGAGTTAGCCGCGATCTCAGCTTATAAAACTCCGAGGGACAAATTGCAATGTGTATTTAGATGTGCAACCACGATCATGAATCTACTGTCAATGGCATCTGAGAGGGGTATACCTGCAGCGGATGACTTGATACCTGTACTTGTCTATGTCATCATTAAG ACAAATCCGCCATCTTTACTGTCAACGATTCAATATGTGGATAGTTTTTATGGGAATAGATTTGAGGGAGAAGAACAGTACTGGTGGACCCAGTTCTGTTCCgcaattgaatttattaaGACGATGGATTAA
- the LOC105692069 gene encoding GTPase-activating protein and VPS9 domain-containing protein 1 isoform X1, with protein MNLINYELSNVLTLASEPSGLSGQSKPITDFITMSSVNSVDSLGTLQWDMIELAGHLRQERLFVSAEQQTLQNLNQKVLYVSSDLAQQAWVTAQQRVNLNRLIVSRPNCTPASCCQRANTLESSQFVDAYRHLRHQACSAYGEFLQALRKSPKLLASCLVEGDKLIPESMQSVIQSLAAGLFGSCLLPEDKILVLQLLRQLMFLQIVPSDNPRRLLRHGTCAFSRFYSVFHESLFSAKLFLTAALHGPIMQLLMEDEMFLDIDPEKAPIRFPPAERLKKFGKDGTLEYQSKLQRYRLWTINSLERITNRFITSIKENMHCFPTSVCWLVRQLAGLLAKSGNVDPKEVHAMCTDLVFTYFICPAIVNPEPYGITDAPISYVARFNLMQVGQILQMMSLLKYQNVDGKVIDLYRKFEKDSVSSLLDGMLEGATDELEDEPAMVDGSKLQGLARSAALFTESELNALVTFLQTVAGDSGDDGINPASSINKKQLNELLSQLPSGLPSAQKNTNHVSPETPSKRGGLLGKVGKGRGSRVTSSTAHITTDGGEDVNGASGAEDELLDKTPQDVLVIPFVSSLGETVGLLSEQKVLCMEMQDDIEGGTVQLNLPGDLPNGHDRNENDSAERIETQEKRTRFSLSHDEVLFEGSIGNTSDNLEAVSEAASNHSVASSLELETEDQNDNLSDMVSANVSGRGTPNISGRDTPSSQITEGDYGRAAGEARQLDLPPPTIPTKQSRSEIDDKFCKFEIKKLIEGYFLGDETISLVSDTWSTDVLASDSETVEQVERYQFPPPAEIVQPVLPLEPTQAMLDVSETASEAWSTDVLASDSERMTEVDTDDTASVARSDDTARSEIEVESRGDGEIGADTPPPLNPQLSGTIGGPGSLFRPIREEPLAQPSLAVPPSPTASLTPSLWNVTGRGGAKSDYRRRTLEYVDNNANTVNDGDYKLGGDDRLVHLMDKLHIDNSKNNNEGPASSSNHISAAAVAPALLLANHISAPSLPSEKLTNGDVKTEELDGEMAAGGDVVVRLSTASLTSSSSSGSEPRVKNTVPLSHSPLPQPLANGGTDAIDGINPTVSKPSISTGAIPKSISFDMTAERGDKELLDDEQKNKRGFFGKLKMSLRNRKGKSLRGADDLRCYDREAGGDGVDISRIRIRRIMSEDTTSSGSINNDTSDDILAKYRRKPSATSDTASVESSHSRTKEAEDERLAIDPNNVELSFAFADAKRKLRMVLSTADLQHIPWSTASARNAWMQKENELVAFLQLQLAEAINLQDRALIAHLHETLRCVRLFNDDGCRKLFKSLRNDYQKRSPYIAYLIRCRQGLLSTLAHLDRLGERVKCDRDAVSSHLVSVCVRVFLEKREASLLRFCEEFKKLTLADEKQDMVDNFLGSIHAEMDRDPIWQVASEGQLDLARMVMERTVMARVYHNALYPNGEGDIHRDQLLCDHIKKLAKVVTPNHKDLRIPRIYHYECPWPWAQAELAAISAYKTPRDKLQCVFRCATTIMNLLSMASERGIPAADDLIPVLVYVIIKTNPPSLLSTIQYVDSFYGNRFEGEEQYWWTQFCSAIEFIKTMD; from the exons ATGAATCTAATCAATTACGAGCTATCTAATGTTCTGACTCTAGCCAGCGAACCTTCCGGCCTTTCAGGACAATCTAAACcga TTACAGATTTTATCACCATGTCTTCGGTAAACAGTGTCGATTCACTCGGGACTTTACAATGGGATATGATCGAATTAGCAGGCCACCTCAGACAGGAGCGTCTTTTCGTCAGCGCAGAGCAGCAGACTTTGCAGAATCTTAACCAGAAA GTTTTATATGTATCATCAGATCTAGCTCAACAGGCCTGGGTTACAGCTCAACAGAGAGTGAATTTAAATCGTTTGATAGTATCAAGGCCAAATTGTACCCCTGCATCTTGCTGTCAACGAGCAAACACTCTTGAAAGTTCCCAGTTTGTTGACGCATATAGGCACTTACGTCATCAAGCATGTTCTGCATATGGAGAATTTTTGCAAGCGTTGCGAAAGTCTCCGAAACTTTTAGCTTCTTGTTTAGTAGAAGGGGACAAGCTGATTCCAGAGTCAATGCAAAGTGTCATACAATCACTAGCTGCAGGGCTGTTTGGAAGTTGTCTATTACCTGAAGACAAAATATTAGTTTTGCAATTGTTGAGGCAGTTGATGTTTCTTCAAATCGTTCCATCGGACAATCCTCGAAGATTACTGAGACATGGCACTTGTGCATTTTCAAGATTTTACTCAGTCTTCCACGAAAGTTTGTTCTCAGCAAAATTGTTTTTAACGGCAGCTTTACATGGTCCAATCATGCAACTACTTATGGAAGATGAAATGTTCTTGGATATTGACCCAGAAAAAGCACCCATTAGATTTCCACCTGCAGAACGCTTGAAAAAGTTTGGTAAAGATGGTACACTTGAATACCAGTCTAAATTGCAGCGCTATAGACTATGGACAATCAATTCGCTTGAACGTATTACCAACAGATTCATTACGAGTATTAAAGAAAACATGCATTGTTTTCCAACCAGTGTTTGCTGGTTGGTTAGACAATTGGCAGGGCTACTAGCCAAAAGTGGCAATGTTGATCCTAAAGAGGTTCACGCAATGTGCACAGATCTtgtatttacatatttcattTGTCCTGCCATCGTAAATCCAGAGCCTTATGGAATTACGGATGCGCCAATAAGTTATGTTGCTCGGTTTAACCTAATGCAGGTTGGTCAGATATTGCAAATGATGTCCCTACTCAAGTATCAAAACGTGGATGGTAAAGTTATTGACTtgtatcgaaaatttgaaaaagattctGTTTCATCTTTATTGGATGGAATGTTGGAGGGTGCTACGGATGAGTTGGAAGATGAACCAGCTATGGTTGATGGTTCGAAACTACAAGGACTTGCTCGATCTGCTGCCTTATTCACAGAAAGTGAACTGAATGCTCTAGTAACCTTTTTGCAAACTGTAGCGGGAGACAGTGGTGACGATGGAATTAATCCTGCAAGTAGCATCAACAAAAAGCAATTAAATGAGCTTCTGTCACAATTACCTTCCGGTTTGCCGAGCGCTCAGAAAAATACCAATCACGTTTCTCCAGAAACTCCTAGCAAGCGAGGCGGTCTTCTGGGAAAAG TTGGGAAAGGACGAGGATCACGTGTAACTTCGTCGACAGCACACATTACTACAGATGGCGGAGAAGATGTAAATGGTGCTTCAGGCGCCGAAGATGAATTGCTAGATAAGACTCCTCAAGATGTCCTAGTCATACCGTTTGTTTCCAGTTTAGGAGAAACTGTTGGCTTACTTAGTGAACAAAAG GTTTTATGCATGGAAATGCAAGATGACATTGAGGGTGGGACTGTGCAACTGAATCTCCCTGGTGATTTGCCTAATGGACATGACCGTAATGAAAATGATAGCGCTGAGAGGATTGAAACACAGGAAAAGCGAACTCGATTTTCTCTATCACATGACGAAG TGTTGTTTGAAGGGTCAATCGGCAATACATCAGACAATTTGGAAGCGGTATCGGAGGCTGCATCCAACCATAGCGTTGCTTCTTCACTTGAACTAGAGACTGAGGATCAAAATGACAATCTCTCTGACATGGTTTCAGCTAATGTATCTGGTCGGGGTACACCAAATATTTCTG GCCGCGATACGCCTTCGTCACAGATAACTGAGGGTGACTATGGGCGGGCTGCCGGTGAAGCAAGGCAACTAGATCTTCCACCACCGACCATCCCGACAAAGCAGAGTCGCTCAGAGATAGATGATAAGTTTTGCAAGTTTGAAATCAAGAAGCTCATTGAAG GATACTTTCTAGGGGATGAAACAATTTCTTTGGTGTCCGATACATGGTCCACTGATGTACTGGCATCTGATAGTGAAACCGTAGAGCAGGTAGAGCGATATCAATTCCCTCCACCTGCTGAAATTGTACAACCTGTTCTGCCTCTGGAACCTACCCAAGCCATGCTTGACGTCAGTGAAACTGCCTCAGAGGCTTGGAGTACCGATGTGTTAGCTAGCGACTCGGAAAGGATGACCGAAGTTGACACAGATGATACTGCAAGCGTTGCTAG ATCGGACGACACAGCAAGATCAGAGATTGAAGTTGAGAGTCGAGGTGATGGTGAAATTGGGGCAGACACTCCTCCACCTTTGAATCCAC AACTTTCAGGTACTATTGGTGGCCCTGGTTCTTTATTCCGACCAATTCGTGAAGAGCCACTTGCTCAACCTAGTCTTGCAGTACCTCCGTCTCCTACAGCCTCTCTTACGCCTTCCTTGTGGAATGTCACTGGACGAGGTGGAGCTAAATCCGATTACAGGCGACGAACGCTAGAGTATGTTGATAACAACGCAAATACGGTCAATGATGGAGACTATAAATTAGGTGGAGACGATAGGCTCGTGCATTTGATGGACAAACTACACATTGATaacagtaaaaataataacgaaggaCCAGCTAGCAGTAGTAATCATATAAGTGCAGCTGCTGTGGCTCCAGCATTATTATTGGCTAACCATATATCTGCACCTTCGCTTCCCAGCGAAAAGCTCACAAACGGAGACGTCAAAACTGAA GAATTGGATGGCGAAATGGCTGCTGGAGGAGACGTTGTCGTTAGACTGAGTACTGCAAGTTTGACATCAAGCAGTAGCTCTGGCTCAGAGCCGAGAGTGAAGAATACTGTGCCATTATCACATTCGCCGTTACCACAACCATTGGCTAACGGCGGTACTGATGCAATCGACGGTATTAATCCAACTGTTTCGAAACCTAGTATTTCTACAGGCGCTATACCAAAGAGTATCAGTTTTGATATGACTGCGGAGCGTGGAGACAAAGAGTTATTGGAtgatgagcaaaaaaataaacgaggatTCTTTGGAAAACTGAAGATGTCTTTAAGAAATCGTAAAGGAAAATCATTAAGAGGAGCTGACGATCTCAGATGTTACGACCGCGAAGCTGGTGGTGATGGGGTTGACATCAGTCGGATCCGGATTCGTAGAATTATGTCTGAAGACACTACTTCGAGCGGTAGTATTAATAATG atACATCTGACGATATTTTAGCAAAGTATAGACGCAAGCCAAGTGCAACTAGTGACACAGCATCCGTAGAAAGTAGTCATTCACGAACGAAAGAAGCAGAAGATGAAAGACTGGCGATAGATCCTAATAATGTAGAATTgtcttttgcttttgctgaTGCTAAGCGAAAATTGCGCATGGTGCTCAGCACTGCGGACCTGCAACATATCCCATGGAGTACCGCCTCAGCT AGAAATGCATGGATGCAAAAAGAGAATGAGTTAGTTGCATTTTTGCAACTACAGCTTGCCGAAGCTATTAACTTACAAGATCGAGCTTTGATTGCACATCTACATGAAACTCTACGCTGTGTCAGACTTTTTAATGATGACGGATGCAGGAAATTGTTCAAGTCTCTTAGAAATGATTATCAAAAGCGTTCTCCATACATCGCATATTTGATCAGATGTCGACAGGGATTACTGTCGACATTGGCTCACTTAGACAG GTTGGGTGAACGAGTTAAGTGTGATCGTGACGCAGTGAGCAGCCATTTGGTGTCGGTATGTGTCAGAGTATTTttagagaaaagagaagcatCGCTCTTACGTTTTTGCGAGGAATTCAAAAAACTGACGCTTGCTGATGAGAAGCAAGATATGGTGGACAACTTTTTAGGATCCATTCATGCTGAAATGGATCGGGATCCTATATGGCAAG TTGCCAGTGAAGGGCAGCTGGACTTGGCAAGAATGGTAATGGAACGAACAGTGATGGCACGGGTCTACCACAATGCACTTTATCCAAATGGTGAAGGTGACATTCACCGAGACCAGTTGCTTTGTGATCACATTAAAAAATTGGCCAAAGTAGTGACGCCAAATCATAAAGATCTACGTATTCCACGAATCTATCATTATGAATGTCCATGGCCATGGGCACAAGCAGAGTTAGCCGCGATCTCAGCTTATAAAACTCCGAGGGACAAATTGCAATGTGTATTTAGATGTGCAACCACGATCATGAATCTACTGTCAATGGCATCTGAGAGGGGTATACCTGCAGCGGATGACTTGATACCTGTACTTGTCTATGTCATCATTAAG ACAAATCCGCCATCTTTACTGTCAACGATTCAATATGTGGATAGTTTTTATGGGAATAGATTTGAGGGAGAAGAACAGTACTGGTGGACCCAGTTCTGTTCCgcaattgaatttattaaGACGATGGATTAA